A stretch of Gemmatimonas aurantiaca T-27 DNA encodes these proteins:
- a CDS encoding helix-turn-helix domain-containing protein: MPVVRVDVSPTMLRWARARARLEREDLAKAFPKLAEWEQGKVKPTFKQLEAFAHRVHVPVGYLFLPTPPDERLPIPDYRTVRNAGVEQPSADLLDTIYACQNRQGWYRDFAELNGDESLDFVGSIAVQSDVVRAGRLIRDALKLTVEARQAAKTWEDALRQMVAQAEELGVLVMRNGVVGNNTHRKLNPDEFRGFALTDPLAPLVFINAADSKSAQMFTLAHELVHLFTNREGVSDASPRHMPTGAVEQWCNNVAAEVLVPRQEFVGAYRQSADLQDELPRLARVFKVSTLVILRRVYDVGGLSREAFGKAYGAEVARLQALAKNRQANTEAGGDFHLTEAVRVGRRFAKALVSSTLEGRTLYRDAFKLLDIKKVETFTEFGISLGVAI; this comes from the coding sequence ATGCCAGTTGTCCGGGTGGACGTGAGTCCTACGATGCTGCGATGGGCGCGTGCGCGTGCCCGCCTCGAACGCGAAGACCTCGCCAAGGCCTTCCCCAAGCTCGCTGAATGGGAGCAGGGGAAGGTCAAGCCGACGTTCAAGCAGCTCGAGGCTTTTGCGCATCGTGTCCACGTACCGGTCGGCTACCTGTTCCTGCCCACACCACCCGATGAGCGCCTGCCCATCCCGGATTACCGCACGGTCCGCAATGCAGGTGTCGAGCAGCCGAGCGCCGACCTGCTCGACACCATTTATGCCTGCCAGAACCGCCAGGGCTGGTACCGCGATTTTGCGGAGCTGAATGGAGACGAAAGTCTGGATTTTGTCGGATCCATCGCGGTTCAGAGTGACGTTGTGCGCGCTGGTCGCCTCATCAGAGACGCGCTGAAGCTCACAGTCGAGGCGAGGCAAGCTGCCAAGACCTGGGAGGACGCGCTGCGTCAGATGGTCGCGCAGGCCGAAGAACTTGGCGTGCTGGTCATGCGGAACGGTGTGGTAGGAAACAATACCCATCGGAAGCTGAATCCCGACGAGTTCCGTGGGTTTGCACTCACTGACCCGCTGGCACCATTGGTGTTCATCAATGCGGCCGACTCGAAGTCGGCTCAGATGTTCACACTGGCGCACGAACTCGTGCACCTCTTTACCAACCGCGAAGGTGTTTCCGACGCGAGTCCTCGGCATATGCCAACCGGCGCAGTGGAGCAATGGTGCAACAACGTCGCTGCAGAGGTTCTCGTACCCCGGCAGGAGTTCGTTGGGGCCTATCGTCAGTCCGCCGATCTTCAGGACGAATTGCCCCGTCTGGCCCGTGTGTTCAAAGTGAGCACCTTGGTCATCCTTCGTCGGGTGTATGACGTGGGAGGACTATCGCGCGAAGCTTTTGGGAAGGCCTACGGTGCGGAAGTCGCACGCCTGCAAGCTCTGGCCAAAAATAGGCAGGCGAACACTGAGGCTGGTGGTGACTTTCATCTGACCGAGGCAGTCCGCGTTGGGCGTCGTTTTGCGAAAGCCCTCGTTTCCAGCACGCTCGAGGGGCGCACGCTATACCGCGATGCGTTCAAGCTGCTCGATATCAAGAAGGTTGAAACCTTCACGGAATTCGGCATCTCACTCGGAGTGGCCATCTAG
- a CDS encoding DUF4411 family protein has translation MKYILDANVLIEAKNRYYGFDICPGFWNWLDQQFAAGTIVSTVAIRDELLEHGDDLTEWAKSRSDFFPVLDADSLPHLQTLAVWVRAQQYRAAAVTEFLSSADYQLIATAMGNGYTMVTHEVPSDSVKRVKIPEPCIAHGVPVISPFVMLRRLGARFDLRTP, from the coding sequence GTGAAGTACATTCTGGATGCGAATGTGCTGATCGAGGCCAAGAACCGGTACTACGGTTTCGACATCTGCCCGGGATTCTGGAATTGGCTGGACCAGCAGTTCGCTGCCGGTACCATCGTGAGCACGGTGGCGATTCGTGATGAACTTCTGGAGCACGGAGACGACCTAACTGAATGGGCGAAGTCACGGTCAGATTTCTTCCCTGTACTAGATGCCGACTCACTTCCCCATTTGCAGACGCTCGCCGTGTGGGTGAGAGCGCAGCAGTATCGCGCGGCCGCGGTGACGGAGTTTCTGAGCTCCGCCGACTATCAGCTTATCGCCACCGCCATGGGCAATGGCTATACGATGGTCACGCACGAGGTGCCTTCTGACTCGGTGAAACGAGTGAAAATCCCCGAACCATGCATTGCACATGGCGTGCCGGTGATCAGTCCGTTCGTGATGCTTCGTCGTTTGGGAGCTCGGTTTGATCTGCGGACTCCATAA
- a CDS encoding M23 family metallopeptidase, translated as MVSFSTLLLTTLLPPLSLTSALQQPPTCQSATVRTTPAVPRAGTLFRISMRWDTGAKPPASSVAGEPLHWRTAGDSLVAIAAAPIDSAQGVTLTLTCDGQPPRTLRLTTDAGTYRLEALRVAPRFSAKPDSALAARQAREAERAAAVSRASHDVPRLWTQPFVVPRPSRITSGFGSGRTFNGAVTSRHMGTDYAGAVGAPVRAVNRGVVRLVDAFYLGGNVVYIDHGEGLVTAYLHLSKQRVAEGDTVARGQIIGNVGATGRVTGPHLHLITRFGMVTVDPLSVIGRSLGK; from the coding sequence ATGGTCTCCTTCTCCACTCTGCTCCTCACCACGTTGTTGCCGCCACTGTCACTGACATCGGCGCTCCAACAGCCGCCCACATGTCAGTCGGCCACCGTTCGCACCACGCCGGCCGTTCCGCGGGCGGGCACGCTTTTTCGCATATCGATGCGCTGGGACACGGGCGCAAAACCACCCGCGTCGTCAGTAGCCGGCGAGCCACTGCACTGGCGCACCGCAGGCGACTCGCTCGTCGCCATCGCGGCGGCCCCCATCGATTCCGCACAGGGCGTGACACTCACGCTCACCTGCGATGGCCAGCCTCCACGCACTCTGCGCCTCACAACCGACGCCGGCACATACCGCCTCGAAGCCCTGCGCGTCGCGCCCCGCTTTTCCGCGAAACCAGATTCGGCGCTGGCCGCACGGCAGGCCAGGGAAGCTGAACGTGCCGCGGCCGTGTCGCGCGCCTCACATGACGTGCCCCGATTGTGGACGCAGCCATTCGTGGTGCCGCGCCCGTCGCGCATCACCAGCGGCTTTGGCAGTGGCCGCACCTTCAACGGAGCTGTGACCAGCCGGCACATGGGCACCGACTACGCAGGCGCCGTGGGCGCGCCGGTGCGGGCGGTCAACCGCGGGGTGGTGCGCCTCGTCGACGCGTTCTACCTCGGCGGCAATGTGGTGTACATCGATCACGGCGAGGGGCTGGTGACGGCCTACTTACACCTCAGCAAACAGCGCGTGGCCGAGGGTGACACGGTGGCACGCGGGCAGATCATCGGCAACGTGGGCGCGACGGGACGCGTGACGGGGCCGCATCTGCATCTCATCACGCGCTTCGGGATGGTGACCGTCGATCCGCTCAGTGTGATCGGACGGTCACTGGGGAAGTGA
- a CDS encoding PEP-CTERM sorting domain-containing protein (PEP-CTERM proteins occur, often in large numbers, in the proteomes of bacteria that also encode an exosortase, a predicted intramembrane cysteine proteinase. The presence of a PEP-CTERM domain at a protein's C-terminus predicts cleavage within the sorting domain, followed by covalent anchoring to some some component of the (usually Gram-negative) cell surface. Many PEP-CTERM proteins exhibit an unusual sequence composition that includes large numbers of potential glycosylation sites. Expression of one such protein has been shown restore the ability of a bacterium to form floc, a type of biofilm.) has product MKRVMWSALMGLAMFAGVPSTVYAQPSQYAFAGTDLANTPNAGISAMLLVNKLKDIHASNRGWYSNDGANNGGSAVNSFFVGVCGQSDCLDDVLVMNNWFLFDLSEFSTVTSAILRLRAPINGYRNDAGTSSLDYLLHQISGNYGALGLGPSTAMFRDLGDGTFFGSTTIVKMDYEHLFEIELNAAGLAALNNERQNNFWAVGGSIRYDMQVVPEPSTYALLCAGLAGIAFAHRKRKKAA; this is encoded by the coding sequence ATGAAACGAGTCATGTGGTCGGCACTCATGGGTCTTGCAATGTTTGCAGGCGTACCCAGCACAGTGTACGCGCAGCCCAGCCAGTACGCATTCGCCGGCACAGATCTCGCCAATACCCCGAATGCTGGCATCAGCGCCATGCTGTTGGTGAACAAACTGAAAGACATCCATGCCTCGAATCGCGGATGGTACAGCAATGACGGTGCGAACAATGGTGGATCAGCAGTCAACAGCTTCTTCGTGGGCGTCTGTGGCCAATCCGATTGTTTGGATGACGTCCTGGTGATGAACAATTGGTTCCTCTTCGATCTGAGTGAGTTCAGCACCGTGACGAGTGCCATTCTTCGTTTGCGCGCTCCAATCAATGGATATCGCAACGATGCGGGTACTTCGTCTCTCGACTACCTGCTGCATCAGATCTCCGGCAATTATGGGGCGCTGGGTCTTGGGCCTTCGACGGCAATGTTTCGGGACCTGGGTGATGGCACATTTTTCGGCTCCACGACGATCGTCAAAATGGACTACGAGCATCTGTTCGAGATCGAACTGAACGCAGCCGGCCTTGCCGCCTTGAACAACGAACGGCAGAACAACTTCTGGGCCGTCGGTGGCAGCATCAGATATGACATGCAGGTTGTGCCGGAGCCATCGACCTATGCGCTATTGTGCGCGGGGCTGGCAGGCATTGCGTTCGCACACCGCAAGCGGAAGAAAGCAGCCTAG